Proteins co-encoded in one Sulfurovum xiamenensis genomic window:
- a CDS encoding thiosulfate oxidation carrier protein SoxY, producing the protein MDRRKFMSLSMAAAAVLPASLSAIDFRATKPDTWTAHTVADAVKALYGDIKPEEKGVKVKAPKVASNGGAIPVTVESDIAAKTVALFQDVNPEAAVCVWDVQEGGIVDFMTKIKMKESGTITAIVEGTDGKFYSGKVSLEVALGGCEG; encoded by the coding sequence ATGGATAGAAGAAAATTTATGAGTTTAAGTATGGCTGCAGCAGCTGTATTGCCAGCAAGCTTATCTGCAATTGATTTCAGAGCTACAAAGCCTGATACATGGACTGCACACACTGTAGCAGACGCAGTTAAAGCACTTTATGGTGATATCAAACCAGAAGAAAAAGGTGTAAAAGTAAAAGCACCAAAAGTAGCAAGTAACGGTGGAGCGATCCCTGTAACTGTAGAATCTGATATCGCTGCTAAAACTGTAGCTCTTTTCCAAGATGTAAACCCTGAAGCAGCAGTATGTGTATGGGATGTACAAGAGGGTGGGATCGTTGATTTCATGACTAAGATCAAGATGAAAGAATCTGGTACAATCACTGCAATCGTAGAAGGTACTGATGGTAAATTCTATTCAGGTAAAGTATCACTTGAAGTTGCTCTTGGTGGATGTGAAGGTTAA
- the soxZ gene encoding thiosulfate oxidation carrier complex protein SoxZ, with the protein MANMKIKAKLKGDVVEVKVMAKHDMLTYDQAKKKGVEANFITHISANVNGKVVFDVSTSQFWSKNPQFKFSFRDAGLKKGDKIEITWTDLSGKTVTEDKKIKGIK; encoded by the coding sequence ATGGCTAATATGAAAATTAAAGCAAAGCTTAAAGGCGATGTTGTAGAAGTAAAAGTAATGGCAAAACATGACATGCTTACTTATGATCAAGCAAAGAAAAAAGGTGTTGAGGCAAACTTCATCACTCACATTAGTGCAAATGTAAACGGTAAAGTAGTATTTGATGTATCTACTAGCCAGTTCTGGTCTAAAAATCCACAGTTCAAATTTTCTTTTAGAGATGCAGGATTGAAAAAAGGTGACAAGATCGAAATCACTTGGACAGACCTTAGCGGTAAAACTGTTACTGAAGACAAAAAGATCAAAGGTATTAAATAA
- the prfA gene encoding peptide chain release factor 1, with protein MFKEKLQPFIDRYNEISQLLSSPDIASDIKRMTELSKEQSDLSALVEKANLYVETSDAIDENKELLGDAELGDLAKEELSELEPMLPVLEEEIKVLMIPKDKNDDKNIFLELRAGAGGDESALFVADVFKMYSRYAEQMGWKIEIVSTNEGTSGGYKELIAQIKGDSVYSKLKYEAGTHRVQRVPDTETQGRVHTSAITVAVIPEVDDVEIDIKPNEIKMDVYRSSGCGGQSVNTTDSAVRLTHIPTGIVVAIQDEKSQHKNRDKAMKVLKARVYEAELQKQLDETSSQRKLQVGSGDRSEKIRTYNYPQNRLTDHRIGLTLYALDDVMNNGNLKLVIDPLIAHAQTEAIQEAGL; from the coding sequence ATGTTCAAAGAAAAACTTCAACCTTTTATCGACAGATACAACGAAATCAGTCAACTTTTAAGCTCTCCGGATATCGCCAGTGATATTAAGCGTATGACAGAACTCAGTAAAGAGCAATCTGACCTTAGTGCATTAGTAGAAAAAGCAAATCTTTACGTTGAGACTTCCGATGCTATAGATGAAAACAAAGAACTTTTAGGGGATGCAGAGCTTGGTGATCTTGCAAAAGAAGAACTAAGTGAGTTAGAGCCGATGCTGCCTGTCTTGGAAGAAGAGATCAAAGTGCTTATGATACCCAAAGACAAAAATGATGACAAGAATATCTTCCTTGAGCTACGTGCAGGTGCAGGAGGAGATGAAAGTGCACTTTTTGTGGCTGATGTTTTTAAAATGTACTCGCGCTATGCAGAACAAATGGGATGGAAGATAGAGATCGTCAGTACCAATGAAGGTACCTCAGGAGGATATAAAGAGCTTATCGCCCAGATCAAAGGTGATAGTGTCTACTCCAAACTTAAATACGAAGCAGGTACACACCGTGTACAACGTGTTCCAGACACAGAAACACAGGGACGTGTACATACATCTGCAATTACTGTAGCGGTCATACCTGAAGTAGATGACGTTGAGATAGACATCAAACCCAATGAAATTAAAATGGATGTCTACCGTTCAAGCGGTTGTGGGGGTCAATCGGTCAATACCACGGACTCTGCCGTACGTTTGACACATATTCCTACAGGCATTGTCGTCGCTATACAAGATGAAAAGTCTCAGCACAAGAACAGAGACAAAGCCATGAAGGTACTAAAAGCAAGAGTTTACGAAGCGGAACTACAGAAACAACTTGATGAAACATCAAGTCAAAGAAAACTTCAAGTGGGTTCAGGGGATCGTTCAGAGAAGATCAGAACATATAACTACCCTCAAAACAGATTGACCGATCACCGTATAGGATTGACACTCTATGCTTTGGATGATGTCATGAACAACGGTAACTTAAAATTGGTCATAGATCCGCTCATCGCCCATGCACAAACAGAAGCTATCCAAGAAGCAGGACTCTGA
- the rpsT gene encoding 30S ribosomal protein S20, protein MAHHKSAKKRILQTAVKTERNRYYRTRIKNITKAVHEAVAAADKAAATAAFATANKQIHSLVSKGFIKKTTAARKVSRLHKMVNAIEAA, encoded by the coding sequence ATGGCACACCATAAATCAGCAAAAAAACGTATTTTGCAAACTGCTGTAAAAACTGAAAGAAACAGATATTACAGAACAAGAATTAAAAACATCACAAAAGCTGTACATGAAGCAGTAGCAGCAGCTGATAAAGCAGCGGCAACGGCAGCATTCGCAACAGCGAACAAACAAATCCACTCATTAGTAAGCAAAGGTTTCATCAAGAAAACAACTGCTGCTAGAAAAGTAAGCCGTCTTCATAAAATGGTAAATGCTATCGAAGCTGCATAA
- the glmM gene encoding phosphoglucosamine mutase: protein MELFGTDGVRGKAGKKVSAVNAMRLAMATGIYFKQFARTNKILVGKDTRRSGYMIENAMVSGLTAVGFDVIQIGPMPTPAIAFLTANMRCDAGIMISASHNPYYDNGIKFFDRDGNKLNREKEKEIEAIYEDDTRIEEAQVIGKEIGKSKRIDDVIGRYIVHIKNSFPGTATLSGKRVVIDCANGAGYIVGPTILQELGAEVVVLGDKPNGFNINEGCGAMHPEYLAKAVLEYRADVGIALDGDADRLVIVDEKGDVVDGDKLMGVLAVHLKNQGTLKGDGMVATVMSNQGLDEYLASQGLKLYRSAVGDKNVVEMMQAHGMNFGGEQSGHIIFSDYAKTGDGISSALQALAYLVETEKKASEAFNPYESYPQLLVNLLVQEKRDFDTIEGLDVLKEKIERLGIRHLFRYSGTENKIRLLLEGKDEKKVEAIMEECVVFFQKALA, encoded by the coding sequence TTGGAACTTTTTGGAACCGACGGAGTACGTGGAAAAGCAGGGAAAAAAGTCAGTGCAGTGAATGCAATGCGTTTGGCTATGGCCACGGGTATCTATTTTAAACAATTTGCCAGAACCAATAAAATATTAGTAGGAAAAGATACCAGACGTAGTGGGTATATGATCGAAAATGCTATGGTCTCAGGGCTCACTGCTGTAGGGTTTGATGTGATACAGATAGGACCTATGCCTACACCGGCCATCGCATTTTTAACGGCAAATATGCGTTGTGATGCAGGGATCATGATCTCTGCAAGCCATAATCCTTATTATGATAACGGTATTAAGTTCTTTGATCGGGACGGAAACAAACTGAACCGTGAAAAAGAGAAGGAAATAGAAGCGATCTATGAAGATGATACACGGATAGAAGAAGCACAGGTAATTGGTAAAGAGATAGGAAAGTCAAAAAGAATAGATGATGTGATAGGCCGTTATATTGTACATATCAAAAACTCTTTTCCCGGAACGGCAACATTATCGGGTAAACGTGTCGTAATCGACTGTGCGAACGGAGCGGGGTACATTGTAGGACCTACGATACTGCAAGAGCTTGGTGCAGAAGTTGTGGTGTTAGGGGATAAGCCTAACGGATTTAACATCAATGAAGGATGCGGGGCAATGCATCCGGAGTATTTGGCAAAAGCAGTACTTGAGTATCGTGCAGATGTGGGTATCGCCTTGGATGGTGATGCGGATCGACTTGTGATAGTCGACGAGAAAGGTGACGTCGTCGATGGAGATAAGTTGATGGGTGTGCTTGCTGTACATCTTAAAAATCAAGGGACCCTCAAAGGTGATGGGATGGTTGCTACGGTGATGAGCAATCAGGGACTTGATGAGTATCTTGCTTCACAGGGGCTTAAGCTCTATCGTTCTGCAGTCGGGGATAAAAATGTTGTAGAGATGATGCAAGCGCATGGTATGAACTTTGGTGGAGAACAGAGTGGGCACATTATTTTCTCAGATTATGCAAAGACGGGAGATGGTATCTCCAGCGCACTGCAGGCTTTGGCATACCTGGTAGAGACTGAGAAAAAAGCGAGTGAAGCATTTAATCCGTATGAGTCGTACCCTCAACTTTTAGTGAACCTTTTGGTCCAGGAAAAAAGAGATTTTGATACGATCGAAGGGTTAGATGTCCTCAAAGAAAAAATTGAAAGGTTAGGGATACGTCATCTTTTCCGTTACTCCGGGACAGAAAATAAAATACGTCTTTTGCTTGAGGGGAAAGATGAGAAAAAAGTTGAAGCGATCATGGAAGAGTGTGTAGTGTTCTTTCAAAAGGCTTTAGCTTAA
- the lspA gene encoding signal peptidase II — MRAFAVFFLVLLGTFIVDQNIKALFIEGYYRPGACIDLELHYNKGVAFSMLSFLGPYLKWIQSLLVVAILFFVFKEGYIKRYAFPVGLLVGGALGNVYDRFVHGGVVDYVAWHCGFNFAVFNFADVAIDLAVVWILVMIYFFPQKSESK; from the coding sequence ATGAGAGCTTTTGCTGTCTTTTTTTTGGTACTTTTGGGTACCTTCATTGTAGACCAGAATATCAAAGCTCTCTTTATTGAGGGGTATTATCGTCCGGGAGCATGTATAGATCTTGAACTGCACTATAATAAAGGTGTGGCTTTCTCCATGCTATCCTTTCTTGGACCTTACCTTAAATGGATACAGTCACTCCTTGTAGTGGCGATCTTGTTCTTTGTATTTAAGGAAGGGTATATCAAACGTTATGCCTTTCCTGTAGGGTTACTCGTAGGTGGTGCACTAGGTAATGTGTATGATCGTTTTGTACATGGGGGTGTCGTGGATTATGTTGCCTGGCATTGTGGCTTTAATTTTGCCGTATTTAATTTTGCAGATGTGGCTATAGATCTTGCTGTTGTGTGGATCTTGGTGATGATCTATTTCTTTCCTCAAAAATCAGAAAGTAAATAA
- a CDS encoding inositol monophosphatase family protein, which yields MNIDTLKQIAREAGRIVKEGYASHHKGVSHKGVVDLVTEFDLKTEAFILDQLKKAFPEHTLVGEESHHGIYHYDKAIYIDPIDGTTNFVHGIPHLAISLGVWEQGRPTLAVVYNPILEELFWAVHGEGAYCNGQRLEVSLQSELQNALIATGFPYTKVNAGIEYQWVIKCMTNLLPHIQDIRRLGAAAIDLCYLAQGKVEAFYEIDLKPWDVAAGILIVQEAGGKISNVDNQPFDFDDKSIVASNGKVHQQLIHYLEKI from the coding sequence ATGAATATAGATACATTAAAACAGATAGCACGAGAAGCAGGTAGGATTGTTAAAGAGGGATATGCCTCTCATCACAAAGGTGTCTCCCATAAAGGAGTGGTAGATCTTGTCACCGAATTTGATCTCAAAACTGAAGCCTTTATTCTCGATCAACTCAAAAAAGCATTTCCTGAACATACCCTTGTAGGTGAAGAGAGTCACCATGGAATTTACCACTATGATAAGGCCATCTACATTGACCCCATCGATGGTACGACAAATTTCGTTCACGGTATTCCGCACCTTGCGATCTCACTTGGGGTCTGGGAACAGGGAAGGCCTACACTGGCTGTCGTCTATAACCCTATTTTGGAAGAACTGTTCTGGGCTGTACATGGAGAGGGTGCCTATTGTAATGGACAAAGACTTGAAGTAAGCCTACAAAGTGAGCTTCAAAACGCACTGATCGCCACAGGCTTCCCCTATACCAAGGTCAATGCCGGTATTGAGTACCAGTGGGTGATCAAATGTATGACCAACCTGCTGCCGCATATCCAGGATATCCGAAGGCTGGGTGCAGCAGCGATCGACCTGTGCTATCTTGCACAGGGAAAGGTAGAAGCTTTCTATGAGATCGATCTTAAACCGTGGGATGTGGCTGCAGGGATTTTGATTGTACAAGAAGCAGGTGGTAAGATCAGCAACGTAGATAATCAACCATTTGATTTTGATGATAAAAGTATTGTCGCAAGCAATGGCAAAGTACATCAACAGCTGATACACTATTTAGAAAAGATCTAA
- a CDS encoding paraquat-inducible protein A, whose protein sequence is MKKKIMILLLSSLVIIMGYFGLQAYSQAKKYEQSTQTLVMDKEISAQAEYQAKSWAEQFSLGYYENDKRLLREAIIHAQKEHQLEAKRYTFYVMGMLLVILISAFLIELRLFTFFGGLTALVVLIFGLFAPLLTVTIHREFEYIGDVILSFESKSLLGSVVKLWEGGEITVALVILLFSVFIPLFKTLSLMFVAIVIESRFAHSIVQFFKWVGKWSMLDVFVVATLLVYLTSSGSDVSHAEIQVGLYFFLAYVIVSMLVSLGADKMLHKLQR, encoded by the coding sequence ATGAAAAAAAAGATAATGATACTGTTATTATCCTCATTGGTGATCATCATGGGGTATTTTGGACTGCAGGCTTACTCGCAGGCAAAAAAGTATGAGCAGAGTACTCAAACACTTGTCATGGATAAAGAGATTTCAGCACAGGCTGAATATCAGGCAAAAAGTTGGGCGGAGCAATTCAGTTTGGGATACTATGAGAATGATAAACGGCTTTTACGAGAAGCAATTATCCATGCACAAAAAGAGCATCAATTAGAAGCAAAGCGTTATACCTTCTATGTGATGGGGATGCTTCTTGTGATTTTGATCAGTGCTTTTTTGATAGAGTTGAGGCTCTTCACATTTTTTGGTGGTTTGACGGCATTGGTTGTGTTAATATTTGGTCTTTTTGCCCCCTTACTGACAGTGACGATCCATAGAGAGTTTGAGTATATAGGTGATGTGATACTCTCTTTTGAGTCCAAAAGTCTCTTGGGATCAGTTGTGAAGTTGTGGGAGGGTGGTGAAATAACGGTAGCTTTGGTCATCCTTCTCTTTTCGGTATTCATACCGCTCTTCAAGACGCTCTCTTTAATGTTTGTTGCGATAGTCATAGAAAGTAGGTTCGCCCATAGTATCGTACAGTTTTTCAAATGGGTTGGGAAATGGTCAATGCTGGATGTCTTTGTGGTGGCTACATTGTTGGTGTATCTTACAAGCAGTGGTTCTGATGTTAGTCATGCTGAGATACAAGTAGGGCTATATTTCTTTTTAGCCTATGTGATCGTCTCTATGCTGGTGAGTTTGGGTGCTGATAAAATGTTGCACAAACTACAACGTTGA
- a CDS encoding HP0495 family protein: MILDDKTPQRPQIEYPTRWGFKLIGRDKEALLRCIKEAMGDKEHLCSLGNSSRTGKFHTYNASCVVDTEEERNRIFKYCQDHDDVDMVI, translated from the coding sequence ATGATCTTAGATGATAAAACACCTCAAAGACCACAAATCGAGTATCCGACACGATGGGGCTTTAAACTTATAGGCAGAGATAAGGAAGCCCTTTTACGGTGTATCAAGGAAGCAATGGGAGATAAAGAACATCTTTGTTCTCTAGGGAATTCCTCAAGAACAGGGAAATTCCATACTTACAATGCCAGCTGTGTTGTAGATACAGAAGAAGAGAGAAACCGTATCTTTAAATACTGTCAGGATCATGACGACGTGGACATGGTGATTTAA
- the moaC gene encoding cyclic pyranopterin monophosphate synthase MoaC: MNLTHLDEQNKPKMVDVSDKDNTTRIATASGIIEVGQAAFDAVLENTAKKGPVLQTAVIAAIQGTKQTSTLIPMCHPLMLTSVKTDIEELPDLPGFKLTVTAKLNGQTGVEMEALTGVSVGLLTIYDMLKAIDKGMVIRNVQLEHKSGGKSGDFNRA, from the coding sequence GTGAACCTTACACACCTAGATGAACAAAACAAACCCAAAATGGTCGATGTCTCAGACAAAGACAACACTACCCGTATCGCCACGGCAAGCGGTATCATAGAAGTAGGACAGGCTGCTTTTGATGCCGTACTGGAAAATACAGCCAAAAAAGGGCCCGTTCTGCAAACCGCGGTCATTGCTGCCATCCAAGGGACGAAGCAGACCTCAACGCTTATCCCTATGTGCCATCCGCTCATGCTCACATCAGTAAAAACAGATATTGAAGAGCTTCCGGACCTCCCTGGATTCAAACTCACGGTCACTGCAAAACTCAATGGACAGACAGGCGTAGAGATGGAAGCGCTTACCGGAGTCAGTGTAGGACTGCTCACGATCTACGATATGCTCAAAGCCATAGACAAAGGGATGGTTATTAGAAATGTACAACTGGAACATAAATCCGGTGGCAAGAGCGGCGATTTTAATCGTGCATAA
- a CDS encoding recombinase family protein, translating into MVYAYMRQVPGFPHLTTQQSDILAFALRNELNIDQEVVEYATKNLLLDERKDFEAFLQTMQDGYTVIVSSLFLLSDKVEELIKVINCMLSHNVNLWIVDSNMLMNKETSMVEIFPLLNALRQEEKEKTNQIGRPKGSKSSSKFDIYQREIISFLRGGMNVSAIARELDVSRSSLKDYIESRGIRELVEGAWMELNPSEGERDMDNIVLICPFEKDKEAKERKVS; encoded by the coding sequence ATGGTTTATGCATATATGAGGCAGGTGCCAGGTTTTCCACATTTGACCACACAGCAGAGCGATATTCTTGCATTTGCTCTGAGAAATGAACTGAATATTGATCAAGAAGTGGTGGAATACGCAACGAAAAATCTTCTTTTGGATGAGAGAAAGGATTTTGAAGCATTTTTGCAAACCATGCAAGATGGGTATACCGTGATCGTCTCTTCTTTGTTTCTATTAAGCGACAAAGTTGAAGAATTAATAAAGGTGATAAATTGTATGCTTAGTCATAATGTGAATCTTTGGATTGTAGACTCAAATATGCTCATGAACAAAGAGACCAGCATGGTAGAGATATTCCCCTTATTAAATGCATTAAGACAGGAAGAAAAAGAGAAGACAAATCAGATAGGACGTCCAAAAGGGAGCAAATCAAGCTCTAAGTTTGATATCTATCAGAGAGAGATCATCTCTTTTTTGAGAGGGGGAATGAATGTTAGTGCGATAGCCAGAGAGTTGGACGTAAGCCGTAGTTCACTGAAAGATTATATCGAGTCACGGGGGATCAGAGAGTTAGTAGAAGGGGCATGGATGGAGCTGAACCCATCAGAAGGTGAGAGAGATATGGATAATATAGTGCTGATATGTCCGTTTGAAAAAGATAAAGAAGCAAAAGAACGAAAGGTATCATAA
- the ccoG gene encoding cytochrome c oxidase accessory protein CcoG — protein sequence MESTITTEKPKKNQSKEYLKGWVPYRIKRYWFYAAATVIAMVMPWITINGNHLFLLSFDQKKLHLAGIAFDMQELYLMPFLLMLLFLGIFAITAVGGRAWCGWACPQTIFRVIYRDGIETKLLGLRKKIKNKQKEPDMSKMENKVKSVIAILLWSVLAFVASANFLWYFVPPEDFFRYLSDPAEHMVLVGVLVSTALFIILDVVFIKENFCVYVCPYSRVQSVLYDDDTIMAVYDPIRGGEIYEGHGYEREKKFTKQKDLLSVEPNAECTTCESCVTVCPTHIDIRKGLQLECINCLECVDACTSVMGALGKPSLVQWSSEKETLRHEGKTNYLRGKVIAYFAVLMIVLVTLFVMGSKKEHMLLNINKSQRLYKVLDNGVVQNDYIFMFANTDSKDHTYFFEIVGNDKITIRRPSEPFELGAGQKKKKVVVLETKEQLANNTRKDVPIPIVIRAYATDDKEKIMVEREQVFFYPRADLVKK from the coding sequence ATGGAATCTACAATCACAACAGAAAAACCAAAGAAAAATCAGTCAAAAGAGTATTTAAAAGGTTGGGTACCTTATCGTATCAAAAGATATTGGTTTTATGCAGCCGCAACGGTCATTGCCATGGTTATGCCATGGATCACGATCAATGGTAACCATCTTTTTTTATTGAGTTTTGATCAGAAGAAGTTGCATTTGGCAGGGATCGCTTTTGATATGCAAGAGCTTTACTTGATGCCGTTTCTGCTGATGCTCCTTTTCCTGGGTATCTTTGCTATCACAGCAGTAGGGGGTAGAGCATGGTGTGGTTGGGCCTGTCCTCAGACTATATTTAGGGTGATCTATAGAGACGGTATAGAGACAAAACTTTTAGGGTTGAGAAAAAAGATCAAAAACAAGCAAAAAGAACCGGATATGAGCAAAATGGAAAACAAAGTGAAAAGTGTCATCGCTATCTTGCTCTGGTCTGTGTTGGCATTTGTAGCTTCTGCCAACTTTTTATGGTACTTTGTGCCTCCTGAAGATTTCTTCAGGTATTTGAGCGATCCTGCTGAGCATATGGTATTGGTAGGTGTGTTGGTGAGTACGGCACTCTTTATCATACTTGATGTGGTATTCATCAAAGAGAACTTTTGTGTCTATGTCTGTCCTTACAGCCGTGTGCAGTCAGTACTGTATGATGATGACACCATTATGGCCGTCTATGATCCTATAAGAGGTGGCGAGATCTATGAAGGGCATGGATATGAGAGAGAAAAGAAATTTACGAAACAAAAAGATCTTCTAAGCGTGGAGCCTAATGCTGAGTGTACCACATGTGAAAGTTGTGTGACGGTCTGTCCGACACATATTGATATCCGTAAAGGGTTGCAGCTTGAGTGTATCAACTGTCTGGAGTGTGTAGATGCCTGTACTTCAGTGATGGGCGCATTAGGTAAACCAAGTCTGGTACAGTGGTCAAGTGAAAAAGAGACCCTTCGTCATGAAGGCAAAACGAACTACTTGAGAGGCAAGGTCATTGCATACTTTGCCGTGCTTATGATCGTACTGGTAACACTGTTCGTGATGGGAAGTAAGAAAGAGCATATGCTTTTAAATATCAACAAGAGTCAGAGACTCTATAAAGTGTTGGACAACGGTGTAGTTCAGAATGACTATATTTTCATGTTTGCCAATACAGACAGTAAAGATCATACTTACTTCTTTGAGATCGTAGGGAATGACAAGATCACCATAAGGAGACCTTCGGAGCCATTTGAGCTTGGTGCAGGTCAGAAAAAGAAAAAAGTAGTGGTCCTGGAAACAAAAGAGCAACTGGCGAATAATACAAGAAAAGATGTCCCTATCCCTATAGTGATAAGAGCCTATGCTACAGATGACAAAGAGAAGATCATGGTGGAAAGAGAACAAGTGTTTTTCTACCCTCGTGCAGACTTAGTGAAAAAATAG